A segment of the Sander lucioperca isolate FBNREF2018 chromosome 7, SLUC_FBN_1.2, whole genome shotgun sequence genome:
TTAGATTATATTATTTAGATTATTTTAGATTATTGTCTTTTTTACTTGTTTGAACAAGAAAGAGCTTTACCGTCTCCAGGCtgttcagaactctgctgcaaggCTTTTAACTCACACAAGCAAAAGAGTGCACATCCCACTTGTTTTGGCAtcacttcactggttaccagtttATTTtagaattaatttaaaaaatctgGTCCTTGCTTTTAGAGCCTTGCACGGACAAGCTCCCTCTTACGTATCTGACCTGATACAGCGTCACACTTCTTCCCGGAGTCTGAGGTCATCAGGTCAGATGTTGTTAGTGGTCTCCCGCACTCGTTTTAAAACCAGAAGGGATCAATTGTTTCAGGCAGTGGCACCCAGGCTGTGGAATGCACTGCCCCTCTCTTTACGTTGTTCAaattctgttgatttttttaaaaagcagtaTTCAAACAGGCTTTTACTTAGACAAGGGTTTTTATGTACCTATGTTTTCCTTTGcatgtattttatgtattgtatttcacctttttgtgaagcactttgtgatttagaagtgctatataaataaactttacttacttacgtaCTTAAATAAATGAGAGGGATATGACGTATACTGTAAAAATGACACAGAATGGCTACATTTAATTTTCTTACGGAGGACAGAATTTAAGTGCTTTCCTCAGCCCAGTGTTAAAACCCAAGGAATTACTTAGTTCATGTGAAACCTCATGCCAgaagttttgaatgtttttttttttttaaggagacAACAAGCAGTGAGTGAGGCTCTGTTCTTCGTTTAGGACATGATGCGAAGACGTGCCTTTAGTTTATTGCACTGACTTGAAGATAAATGACTCTGGTCCTATCACAGACACTTATAGAAGTTGAATTCATTCAGGCATCCCTCCACATCTCTTATTTATATCGGAATATTTAGCTCTTTTCCCCAATATCTTTCTTGAACTGTTGCCGCCCGCAAAGTACCTGCGGTAGTCATAGAGGGGATTAACAGACAGAAGTAATGTTGTACCCTCCTTTATACAGTATAATCCCTaagtatctaaaaaaaaaaaatcctgtttggGGAGATTATATGCCTCTGGCTATACATTAACTATAAAATCATTGTGTTGCAAGTAATTATGTCGGGGATTGTCCTATTTGAGATCGGGATGTTTTATGTCTTTTCTTGTCCTGCTCTCCAGTGAAGGAAAGATGTCCAAAGATAGCTGTGACCCTGTGCAAGCTGGTCAGTCCTCTGGGTCCACATCTAGTCCGGGCAGTCCGTCTGCCTTAGCTGCCAAGTCCTCATCCCGGGGCGGTCTAGCCTCTGTGGCTCGACTGGTGAAGCTTGGCCGCTGTAAGAATGTAGTGGTGGTGGCCGGAGCAGGAATCAGCACAGCCAGCGGCATCCCAGACTTCAGGTTGGTTGTTTGTGGGTTTTGTTCTCTCTACATCCTCATCTTCATCTTTCTCTTTACTATTACAGTATATGAGTCTTTCAACCTAAAGTGTTAACCTGTTTAGTGGATATAGAAACCTTCCAGAAAAAAATTCTGAGTAGGACATTTCTTGTTAGCTGCTCTTTCATTGAAGCATTACAGTAATGCCCAAAATGTACATGTCAAAATACCTGTATTTCCACATTTTCAGAACTCCAGGAACAGGTCTTTATGCCAACATGGAGAAGTACAACATCCCTTACCCTGAAGCTATTTTCAACATTGACTACTTCTCCAATGACCCGCAGCCTTTCTTCTCCCTGGCCAAGGCTCTGTATCCTGGCAGCCACCGACCAAACTACATACACTACTTTATCCGCATGCTTCATCACAAAGGCCTGCTGCTCCGTATGTACACCCAGAACATCGACGGACTGGAGAAACGTGAGTGAGACCTTAAAGGgaacataaaaacaacaactctgGCTTAGCTAaaaatttaacatttttgtaTGTAACATGTAACAGGTAAATGTAAATCCAAATGCATCCCCCTCACCAGAGTACTAATCTACAAGCATTTTTAACATACATGTAAGCAGACAGGAACGATTAACTGTCATTGATGACATTTACTTTTAATTATCAGGGACAACATACCGCCTCccgtataatatataattaccATTAatagaatataaatataacagcattcctatgtacagtatgtccctGAACGCACCACCAGGAAACATACTGGATGTGTgcaaatctttttctttttcacaacCAGTAAGTAGTTGTGTAGTACTGACAGCTACCCTATCAATGCCAGTCTGTTTTGTTATCCAAAATTGGATGACCTAGTTTGCTCTTAACATCCATTAAAATTTTGAATAACTTTGTTCACAGTGTGTGGCATCCCAGATGACAAGCTTGTGGAAGCTCATGGTAGTTTTGCCACAGCTTCCTGTCACCTGTGCTACACCACGTACCCTGCTGAGGAGGCTAAGGTATGTCTGACcccatgttaaaaaaacatcacaattTAGAACAGTAATTCACTGCATCTGATGCTGGAGTAAtgctttcttcttttgtttgttttgcagcaTGCCATAATGAACGACAACGTCCCCATATGCACATTCTGCGCTGCAACAGTCAAACCTGACGTTGTGTTTTTTGGAGAGGACCTTCCACAGAAGTATTTCCTCCACACTAAAGACTTCCCCAAAGCAGACCTGCTAATCATTATGGGTACATCTTTACAGGTAAACATTTCTCATATCTATATTCAGTACTTCAATCTTTAAATGGGTTCTAGTACATTTTGTGAGTAGATAAACCCTGAGCTTGTTGTTTCAGATTGAGCCATTTGCCAGCCTGGTGAACACGGTGCGCTCCACTGTGCCACGTCTCCTCCTGAACCGGCACGCTGTGGGTCCCTTTGAGAAGGTCCCACTGCGGAGAGGAGACCACATGGAGCTGGGTGACCTGGAGGACACAGTGCGGAGGTTTGCTGAAATGCTTGGCTGGAACAATGAGATTGAGGAGCTGATGAGGAGTCAGGAAACACTGGTGGGTTCAATTTCAAACTCAaggcctttaaaaacaaaataaacatgcaGGTTATGCATGAAGTTATAAGTCTCTTATTTATTAATCTTTTGTGAAATCAAAAGGGAAAGTGGggtggccaggttagctcagttggtagagcaggcgcacatatatagaggtttactcctcgatgcagcagtcgcgggttcgactctgacctgcggccctttgctgcatgtcgttccccctccctctcccccttcatgtcttcatctgtcctgtggaaataaaggcctaaaaatgccccaaaaaatataaTCTTTAAAAGTGGGGAACAcatccgctggatgtccctcattttcagccCGGATGTCACCtttagctttctttgtgttggcattctaaactccggtcgatttatgaggactatggttaactgctcctcagatctctctagactatctgtccaatctgagttttctgttgcacggctaaaacaacttttgagttCCAAGTTCCAAcaagctattttgcagaggcaccgttattgcgtctggcgcttagcgccgcccaagacaattgtgattggtttaaaaaaaatgctgtgtgtggactagccagacactcgactgcagtgctgtggaggaaggtctggcaatgcgagactacccaTAATGCAACAACTCGACCGCCAACAGTTCAGTCAGAGATTCAGGTGTGTTATTCAAGTAGTGGTTATGTAGCCTCGAGCAAAAATGAAGGCTACAGAggtctaactttttttttttttttttaattccacaCCCCcgtatttttttcattttcaaacttgcaGTCTTCAACCCTAACTGAAGTGCACTCAAATGACATCACTTGAAGCAATTTATCAGACTTCACACAGTTCCCTCTGGAGCCACAGAAGTCTTTATACACcttttttcacatatgcagtaaatgtaaatggactgagTAGTATGCCTTAACATACTTAGTTGTGTAAAATCAAGAGCTCCCCTTTATCTGTCTCTGGGCTCTATTTCAAAACACTTCTGCTGACTATGGCAATAATTTCCCTCTCTGCAGAGCATCCCTACATTAATAAGCAGCCCTGGGTCAGTAAGTGGACAGACATCTTGTCAGAGCAGAGGAGCTCCAGAGCCTCCAGGTGGGATGGAGACATCCAGGCCCAGACCAGGAGGTCAACGTGCAGCCAGCAGCGGCAGCGAGGAGACAGACTCTGAGACAGACAGCAAGAGCTCTGCATCATCCAGCCTGAGCAACTGACGCTGCATGTTTCATAAACGATGGCACTGGAAAAGTTGGAGATGGTTTCTTCTGTCCTTAGTTCGGAATAAGACTGTTCTCCTGTTAACTGTATACACACTTTACTTTTCATCTGGTTAAGTTCTAGTGGCAAAATGTTTTTGGAATCAGTGTGTCATGTTCATATGTAAATCAGTTTATCAAGCTATCAACAAGCATATTTAAAGCACTTATTATAGAGGGAGGGACCATCCAGAACACTAGTAAATGTATATCTAAAGCCT
Coding sequences within it:
- the si:dkey-103i16.6 gene encoding SIRT1 domain-containing protein, yielding MNRSRSSWNKKAPQPSVTRMTRSSSSQTRPTDPTETQDSGTGLYGKQRRKQTDSALAQDLSQMSVSGLDALLTSEGKMSKDSCDPVQAGQSSGSTSSPGSPSALAAKSSSRGGLASVARLVKLGRCKNVVVVAGAGISTASGIPDFRTPGTGLYANMEKYNIPYPEAIFNIDYFSNDPQPFFSLAKALYPGSHRPNYIHYFIRMLHHKGLLLRMYTQNIDGLEKLCGIPDDKLVEAHGSFATASCHLCYTTYPAEEAKHAIMNDNVPICTFCAATVKPDVVFFGEDLPQKYFLHTKDFPKADLLIIMGTSLQIEPFASLVNTVRSTVPRLLLNRHAVGPFEKVPLRRGDHMELGDLEDTVRRFAEMLGWNNEIEELMRSQETLSIPTLISSPGSVSGQTSCQSRGAPEPPGGMETSRPRPGGQRAASSGSEETDSETDSKSSASSSLSN